A stretch of Episyrphus balteatus chromosome 2, idEpiBalt1.1, whole genome shotgun sequence DNA encodes these proteins:
- the LOC129910846 gene encoding uncharacterized protein LOC129910846, with the protein MKVFVAFSALLAVASASTLYLAPAFSSQYHSQDGIGQYAYGYNDHLSTKHEVKSLDGTTRGAYSFIDSNNVLQTVNYAADAGGFRVQATNLPKPVEAPVIPAQDLPQQVSDSLEVAAAKSAHFAAIEEAKLKSNIQKSTAVTDGLPQQVQDTPEVVKAKAEHFAAIEAAKNQIGYQVLAVPASIELPQPVQDTPEVAKAKAEHLLAIEKAKLRNSITAVGSGISVVQSAPLVALPIQLTASSSVPLPSHGFSYSSSVLNAPISQLPYPHYYQVIQSL; encoded by the coding sequence atgaaaGTATTTGTAGCATTTTCTGCTTTGCTAGCAGTCGCTTCTGCCAGTACCTTATATTTGGCACCAGCTTTTTCAAGCCAATATCACTCTCAAGATGGAATTGGTCAATACGCCTATGGATACAATGATCATTTGTCAACTAAGCACGAAGTTAAATCACTCGATGGAACCACCAGAGGAGCTTACAGTTTCATCGACTCAAATAACGTTTTACAAACTGTCAACTATGCTGCTGATGCTGGCGGTTTCCGAGTACAAGCAACAAATCTGCCAAAACCTGTGGAAGCTCCCGTAATTCCTGCTCAGGATTTACCTCAACAAGTTTCTGATAGTTTAGAAGTTGCTGCTGCAAAATCAGCTCATTTTGCTGCTATCGAAGAAGCCAAACTGAAATCAAATATACAGAAATCAACTGCAGTTACTGATGGTCTACCACAACAAGTCCAGGATACTCCCGAAGTTGTTAAAGCTAAGGCAGAACATTTCGCCGCTATTGaagcagcaaaaaatcaaattggttACCAAGTTTTAGCAGTTCCAGCTTCAATTGAACTACCACAACCAGTTCAAGACACTCCAGAAGTTGCCAAGGCTAAAGCAGAACATTTGCTTGCCATTGAAAAAGCAAAACTGAGGAACTCAATCACAGCTGTCGGAAGTGGAATATCGGTAGTTCAAAGTGCTCCTCTGGTTGCATTACCAATCCAGTTGACAGCTTCAAGTTCGGTACCATTACCTTCCCATGGATTTTCATACTCTTCAAGTGTTTTAAATGCTCCTATTTCACAATTACCCTATCCACATTACTATCAAGTTATTCAAAGCTTGTAA